The DNA sequence ATCCATCTTAATTAGGTCTCGCTTTTGAAAGCACATTGGGATTATATGAAAGAGACTTGTCAGGAAGCCAGTACCAAAGTAGGCCAAGACGTTTTTAATTTTTTCTGTCATAAATTTTGGTACCTGGGCATGATGCTCATAAAGTTCATGAGCATAACCCGGTTATAAAATGAAACGGTGTAGCCATTGTAAATAAGATCGATAATAGAAATTTTTAGTCTTCGCATGGGTATTTTCAAATTTTATTCTTCATACTGTTGATATTGGTTTATTAGTTGTCCTTTCCACTTTCTGGGCTGATCCAGATTTTTACTCCGGGAAAATTCTTCAGCCTGGTGCATAAAAGCTTGCAGCCTTGTTTCCATTCCAGAGTCATCCTGCCCGTCATAGGCTATATTCTCCCAGGGTATGTTTTCATGGTCTTTTCTGAATACATGAGACACCGAACATATAAGCGTCCCCGGCATACAAGTAAAAGGCAAGAGATTGACCACACCTGATATACCGGTATCATACAATCCTGCTGCTGATCCCAAAGCCAGGGCAGGATCTCCGTCATAATCCTTATGCACATAGGGAAGGCATTTCTCAAGCATTCCCTTCAGAGGAATATCTCTTTCGTGTTCTATGGCATCTCCTGCAGCATTTAGCAATCTGCGTGCGGAAAGGTTTTGCGTATATGCCTGTATTTTTGATTTAATCAGTCCTTTGATGTCTCCCTTCCATTTGCTGTCGCGTGTATACCGGTATGTTGAATATATCAGCCACTCTGTAAAGGGTGCGACTATGGTTTCCGCACCCAGTGCTTCCAGTTTGTCGATAACAAATCCGTTGCAAAAAGCATTGTCCCGCATGAATATTTCTCCGACAATGGCTATGACGGGTTTTCTTTTTCCATTGACCAGAGGGACGTTTTGAAAATCAGTCACGCATTGCTTTATAACTACCGGAAGATCCCCGGTTCCCTGCTCTATCGATCGGACGATCCGTTCCAGACAATGCTGGTAAACTTTTTCGGTTTCCCCCTTAACATATTCGTAAGGTTTACGTTCCTGCTTCATCTTTCTTAGCAGGTCAATGGCCAGAGAACCTTTCCAGGCCCGGAACCGGAATTTCTGGGCCTGACCGCCGCTCACATCTTCATAGGCATTATCATTGCTCGGTGATATGATCTGGGCCTTTTGATATCCCAATCTGTCGAAGACAATCCTTTGCAATCGGTTATATTGGCCAAATCGACAAGGTCCGTTATGATCGGGCATAAAAAAACTTATCTTACCCGAATCAACACCGGGTTCACTTAACTTTTTCAGAAAACTGCCCAGTGTGCAAATCATGGGGAAACATTCATTGGAATTGGTATGTTTTCTTCCCAGCTCAATGTCTTTACTGTCCTGCATAGGCAAGACGTATGCTTCTATTCCGCAGCTGCGGGAGGCAGCGGCAACAGCTTCGCCTGCATCACACATATAGGGAAAGTAGAGTACCCTGTCATTTTGAGGCGCTGATTTCATGTTCCCAGGCCGAAAAACTTTTTCATCTTTCTTCCCCAGTTGCCTTGAACCTCGAAGGCTGTCGAGAAAAGCCTCTAACCGGGTGATCATTCCTGCATCCGCGCTGTGCTCATCGATCTCAAGATGAAGATAGGGCTTTCCTTTCATCTCTTCTGCCAAAAAATGGGTAATGAAAGAATCCGGTCCGCACCGGAAATTGCTGATGTGAATGGCATGAAGCTTATCATTTCTTTTGATGATCCTGGAGCCTTCCAGTATCTTTTGCCCGCTGGGCCAGTAAATCATACTGTAATCGTGAAATATATTCTCCTCCTTTAACGGGAGATAGTCCAGTGGTATAGGCAGCACATCCTGGTTGATCAGCTTATCGGCCACATGGAGATTCAGTTCCGGATCACCGGTATTATAAGGACGCCCCAGGATAACAACGGCCTCCTTATCTTCCGGCAGGCTGGCCAGTACTTCCCTGCCTCTATGCTCCACGGACCTTTCAAAATCTTCCTGGACCTTGTCAGCATCTGCAACGGCCCTGACTATCCTGGATCTTGAAATGCCGAATTTTTCTCCGAAAAATGACGACAATTCATTGTTGAGCACCCTGCCGAAATAACGGAAATGAAGCGTAGGAATCAGAAGTTTCTCTTTATCCTTTTCATCTTTCAATGCCCCGCGTATCATAAAGGGATAGGACTGAATCCAGGGACAGTTACAGTTGGAGGTGGGATTATCTTCCTCAGCTTTGGCATTGACAACAAAAGGAATGAATATATGATCCACCTCCTTTTCCAGTAGATTCAGAATATGGCCGTGCATCAGCTCCACTGGAAAACAGGTCTCAGCTACCAGCAACTCGAAAGATTCGCGGATGATCTTTTGATCGGTTGGATCGGAAAGAATGACATGGAATCCCAGTTCCTCAAAGAAAGTGCGCCAGAATGGAAATTGCTGATAAAAGATCATTAATGTCCGTGGGATACCTATTGTAGGTTTTCCATCGGACCTGCTTTCCTCAAAACCATTGATGAGCAACTCATACCGCTCTTTGAAAAGATTGGGGATCCCCTCTCCTCTGCCTTTCCTGTCATCTTTTTCGTATTTTTCACACCGCCCACCATAAAATAAAGGCTTCTGCTCTTCGCCTATCTTCACTCTGCGTATCTCGCACTGATTCGAACATCCGTTGCAGGTAAACCGGTCCAGGGAATACGGTACCTTACTTATGTCGAATCCCTTAAATCTTGTTTCTTTGCCATTCTTTACAGCCTCCCTGGATAACATGGCGGCACCAATTGCTCCTGTGATATCAAAATGAGGCGGAACGATAATTTTTTTACCGGTTACTTTTTCAAATGCTGCCACAACAGCCTTGTTGTTGGTAACGCCTCCCTGGAAAAATATTCGATCACCCACACGTTTGTTGCCTACCACTTTTTGCAAATAGTTGAATACAATGGAATAAGCCAAACCCGATACAAGATTTTCCTTGCTTACTCCCTTTTGCTGATGGGCATTCAGATCCGATTCAATAAAAACAGTACAACGATCCCCTAGATTTGCCGGTCCTCGAGCTTTAAAAGCCAGATTGGCAAAATCCTCATTGATATCAATGTTTAGTTTCTCTGCTTGCTCCTCAAGAAATGAACCGGTACCGGCAGCACATACTTTGTTCATTTCAAAGTCAACAACTATACCGTTTTGTATGCTGATAAACTTGGAGTCCTGGCCGCCGATCTCAAATATGGTATCCACTTGCGGATCGATTGCTATGGCAGCAGTGGCCTGGGTGGTAATCTCATTCCTGATGACATCGGCACCGACAAAATCGCCTGTTAGGTAGCGCCCTGAGCCGGTTGTACCGGCTGCTTTTACTTCCACAAGGTCACCAACCTCCCGGTATATCTCATCCAAGCCTTTACGTATGGCCTCCAAAGGTTTGCTGGCAGTTGGTAGGTATCTTCTCGCCACTACATTATTATCATTGTCAATAAGAACAAGGTTGGTGCTTAATGAACCCACATCCAGCCCAAGGTAAACCGGGATCTTTTCATCATTATCGATTTTTAGGGTTACTTCCTTTTGATAATTGGCCGTTGTCTCTTTCAAGGGTTCCAGTTGTTTGGTATTTTTTTGTCTGCTTTTCAGATAATCACCCAACAGCTGGGTCCCTCTAAAAAATATTTCTTTTGCCGGCTCTTGATCCAGGATATGAAAGATGGCACCGATGGCACCCATGGAAGCATGGTATTCCGGTATAATTAGCTCACCGTCGTTGAGATCAAATACTTCACGAAAGGCACGAATCACTCCACGGTTGGCAGCTACTCCACCCTGAAAGCTTACTGGTATCTCTACCTGTTTACCCCGGGCAAGGTTGCTTTTAAGATTCCGGACCATGGCAAAGCAAAGGCCGGCCACAATATCATGAACAGGAGTAGCGATCTGCTGAAGATGAATCATGTCGCTTTTGGCGAAAACACTGCACCGGCCAGCCATTCGCGGAGGATTTTCCGAACGGAGGGCCAGTTCACCGAACTCCTTTTCAATGGAAACTCCGATGCGTTTNNNNNNNNNNNNNNNNNNNNNNNNNNNNNNNNNNNNNNNNNNNNNNNNNNNNNNNNNNNNNNNNNNNNNNNNNNNNNNNNNNNNNNNNNNNNNNNNNNNNNNNNNNNNNNNNNNNNNNNNNNNNNNNNNNNNNNNNNNNNNNNNNNNNNNNNNNNNNNNNNNNNNNNNNNNNNNNNNNNNNNNNNNNNNNNNNNNNNNNNNNNNNNNNNNNNNNNNNNNNNNNNNNNNNNNNNNNNNNNNNNNNNNNNNNNNNNNNNNNNNNNNNNNNNNNNNNNNNNNNNNNNNNNNNNNNNNNNNNNNNNNNNNNNNNNNNNNNNNNNNNNNNNNNNNNNNNNNNNNNNNNNNNNNNNNNNNNNNNNNNNNNNNNNNNNNNNNNNNNNNNNNNNNNNNNNNNNNNNNNNNNNNNNNNNNNNNNNNNNNNNNNNNNNNNNNNNNNNNNNNNNNNNNNNNNNNNNNNNNNNNNNNNNNNNNNNNNNNNNNNNNNNNNNNNNNNNNNNNNNNNNNNNNNNNNNNNNNNNNNNNNNNNNNNNNNNNNNNNNNNNNNNNNNNNNNNNNNNNNNNNNNNNACTCCGAATGTTATTCCAAAATCAGAGTCAGGGACAAAAAATATACCCTGGGTCATGTACAGGCCCAGTAGATAATCCTCAAATTCTTTATTTCTCAATAGATAATTTTTACGCAATTAGCTAAGTATAGCCGCTAAGCGCCTTTTTAGACTAGACTCATCAATTATAATTAGATTTTGCTGTTGAAAGCACATTGGGATTATATGACAGCGTTTTGTCAGGAAGCCAGTACCAAAGCGGGCCGAGGTCCTTTTTTACCTTTTCTCCTATAAATTGGGGCACCTGAGTGGTTTCCTTATTCAGGAAAGCCTGGAAATCCGAATCAGAGCGAAAATGCTTAAGCATATCAGACAGGAAACGTATTTTGCCGGAGCCACCGACAGTTAAAGACATAAAAAGGGTAATCCACCTGGAAGTGTTATAATGAATGGCGTTAAAACGACGATATTTAGCACGGAGCGAAAAACTGTATTTTAACAGATCAATCATATGCCTGTTAAATTCTTCCCATGTATAGTTTTTCGGTATAATATTCAAAGTGTGAACCGGTCTCATCATGTGAAAAGGAAAAGGAATTATCCTGTTTTCTTCTTCATACTTTAAATTGCTTTTTGTACTCTTACCAAATATGGATAGGATTTGATAGGAAGGATAAACTCCGGGTACAAGATCAATGAAACGTTTGGTTAGTGTGAAAGGCAACTCGCCTTTATCACTGTCAAAACCAAACATAAAATTAATATGTACCTGAGGAATATGCCTCTGTATCATATTTACCTGTTCAGCAGCTTTTTTTACTTTTTCCATTCCAATGTTTCTACCCATTTTTGATTTTTTCCCATATTCAAACCATGATTCAATGCCAGGCATAATGACAACAAATCCATTTCTCTGCAGTCTTTTAACATTGGATTCATTCAAAATGGATAAACTGCATTCGGCAACAAATTCTATACTACCTGATGGAACAACCGATTCAATGGCATCCATAAACTTATTGAACTGAACGCCAAAATTGGGATCAAACCACCCTACCCTTGGATGCTTCTTTGTTTTTACGAGAAAAGCAAGATCTTCCTTGACCTCTTCCA is a window from the Bacteroidales bacterium genome containing:
- a CDS encoding radical SAM protein; this translates as MKKLRISIIDLIYNGYTHSIYNRAMLPNFMSIMPQVIGVWCMEEGHEVNYSIFTGSQKLKNLSPDDVDLVFISAFTFTAQFAYALSNYYRSKGIVTVLGGPHARCYPEDACRYFDYVMGLIDKALLMDLLHNFELTNAFGTYLTAQAQPKTLPGIRQRWEFIEKVHQKMPVVKIFPMIGSLGCPYNCDFCIDSDIPYQVLDMEEVKEDLAFLVKTKKHPRVGWFDPNFGVQFNKFMDAIESVVPSGSIEFVAECSLSILNESNVKRLQRNGFVVIMPGIESWFEYGKKSKMGRNIGMEKVKKAAEQVNMIQRHIPQVHINFMFGFDSDKGELPFTLTKRFIDLVPGVYPSYQILSIFGKSTKSNLKYEEENRIIPFPFHMMRPVHTLNIIPKNYTWEEFNRHMIDLLKYSFSLRAKYRRFNAIHYNTSRWITLFMSLTVGGSGKIRFLSDMLKHFRSDSDFQAFLNKETTQVPQFIGEKVKKDLGPLWYWLPDKTLSYNPNVLSTAKSNYN